A genomic stretch from Marinobacter fonticola includes:
- the nth gene encoding endonuclease III, giving the protein MNKEKRTAIFERLRAANPNPTTELVYSNPFELLIAVILSAQATDVGVNKATAKLFPVANTPQAIFDLGVDGLKEYIKTIGLFNSKAENVIKTCRALVDNHDSQVPSTREELEALPGVGRKTANVVLNTAFGQPTMAVDTHIFRVSNRTGIAPGKNVNEVEKRLMRLVPKLYLQDAHHWLILHGRYTCVARKPKCGACIIEDLCEFKQKRDYLE; this is encoded by the coding sequence ATGAACAAGGAAAAACGCACCGCAATCTTCGAGCGCCTGAGAGCCGCAAACCCCAACCCCACAACCGAACTGGTCTACAGCAACCCGTTCGAACTGCTGATCGCCGTGATCCTCTCGGCCCAGGCAACCGACGTTGGGGTCAACAAGGCGACGGCCAAACTGTTCCCCGTGGCCAATACGCCCCAAGCCATCTTCGACCTGGGTGTCGACGGCCTGAAGGAATATATTAAAACTATCGGTTTGTTCAACAGCAAGGCGGAAAACGTCATCAAGACTTGCCGTGCGCTGGTCGACAACCACGATAGCCAGGTACCGAGCACCCGCGAGGAGCTCGAAGCTCTGCCCGGCGTGGGTCGCAAGACCGCCAACGTGGTGCTCAACACAGCGTTTGGCCAACCGACCATGGCAGTCGACACCCATATTTTCCGGGTTTCAAATCGCACCGGCATCGCGCCTGGCAAGAACGTCAATGAAGTGGAAAAACGGCTCATGCGCCTGGTGCCCAAACTCTATCTCCAGGACGCCCACCATTGGCTAATCCTGCACGGACGCTATACGTGCGTTGCGCGCAAGCCCAAGTGCGGTGCCTGTATTATTGAGGATCTGTGCGAGTTCAAGCAGAAGCGGGATTACCTGGAGTAG
- a CDS encoding electron transport complex subunit E: MATKTPIELIKDGLWTNNPALVQVLGLCPLLAVTGTVVNGIGLGLATLLVLVGSNLSVSLIRNFVSESVRLPAFVMIIASFVTCAELLMQAFTYELYEILGIFIPLIVTNCAILGRADAFASRNPVLPSILDGLMMGLGFLLVLIALGGMRELIGQGTLFTDMDLIFGSAADGWQIQVFDDYANVLFMVLPPGAFVGLGFLIALKNGIDGQIRKRREAREVKSIEVGSKRVRVTGNVS, translated from the coding sequence ATGGCAACCAAGACCCCCATCGAACTGATCAAGGATGGTCTCTGGACCAACAATCCGGCACTGGTCCAGGTACTCGGCCTCTGCCCTCTGCTCGCGGTGACGGGCACCGTCGTCAACGGTATCGGCCTGGGCCTGGCCACGCTGCTGGTGTTGGTCGGCTCGAATCTGTCGGTATCCCTGATTCGCAATTTCGTATCCGAGTCAGTGCGCCTGCCGGCTTTCGTGATGATCATCGCCTCGTTCGTCACTTGTGCAGAGCTGCTGATGCAGGCCTTCACCTATGAACTTTACGAAATTCTCGGCATTTTCATTCCGTTGATCGTGACCAACTGCGCCATTCTTGGACGGGCCGATGCCTTCGCGTCGCGAAATCCCGTACTGCCCTCGATACTGGATGGCTTAATGATGGGCTTGGGTTTCCTGCTCGTGCTGATCGCTTTAGGCGGTATGCGCGAACTCATCGGTCAGGGCACGCTGTTCACGGATATGGACCTGATCTTTGGCTCGGCGGCGGACGGTTGGCAGATCCAGGTCTTCGACGACTACGCCAACGTGCTGTTCATGGTCCTGCCACCCGGCGCCTTCGTTGGGTTGGGGTTCCTGATTGCCTTGAAGAACGGCATTGATGGCCAGATCCGCAAGCGTCGCGAGGCCCGTGAAGTCAAATCCATCGAGGTGGGCAGCAAGCGCGTCCGCGTTACCGGCAACGTTTCCTGA
- the rsxG gene encoding electron transport complex subunit RsxG, whose amino-acid sequence MASIGQSVTRNAIGLALFAVITAGTIALTHAFTQERITDQIRQAEAGALLQIIPENLHDNDLLQDTVTVGPSDKLGLTSEAQAHIARVDGDVSGIILPVVAPNGYSGEIRMLVGIDADGEILGVRVTQHRETPGLGDKIETKKSDWIHSFNGKSLDRIPGDQWAVAKDGGQFDQFTGATITPRAVVSAVHGALKYFAERHPALLQPSADAATDGDES is encoded by the coding sequence ATGGCATCCATCGGTCAGTCGGTTACCCGCAACGCCATCGGCCTCGCCCTGTTTGCCGTCATTACGGCAGGCACGATCGCGTTGACCCACGCGTTCACGCAGGAGCGTATCACGGACCAGATTCGCCAGGCGGAGGCCGGCGCCCTGCTCCAGATCATTCCGGAGAACCTGCATGACAACGACCTGTTACAAGATACAGTGACCGTAGGACCGTCGGACAAGCTGGGGCTCACTAGCGAGGCTCAGGCCCATATCGCCCGTGTGGACGGCGATGTCAGCGGCATTATCCTGCCCGTGGTAGCGCCAAACGGCTATTCCGGGGAAATCCGCATGCTGGTGGGCATCGATGCCGACGGCGAAATTCTCGGCGTGCGCGTCACCCAGCACCGGGAAACACCCGGCCTGGGCGACAAGATCGAGACCAAGAAGTCAGACTGGATACACAGCTTCAACGGCAAGTCATTGGATAGGATCCCCGGGGATCAGTGGGCCGTCGCGAAGGACGGCGGGCAGTTCGACCAGTTCACCGGCGCCACCATTACCCCGCGAGCCGTGGTTTCCGCTGTGCACGGCGCCCTGAAGTATTTCGCGGAACGACACCCGGCGCTGCTCCAGCCATCGGCGGATGCGGCTACCGACGGAGACGAAAGCTGA
- the rsxD gene encoding electron transport complex subunit RsxD: MAFLRLSSPHAHGPQRTSRVMLWVIVATLPGLAAQTLFFGWGNLINTVFCIALAMATEALILKLRQRPAGFFLRDNTAAVTGLLLGLSLPPFAPWWVCAVAVVVAIILAKQLYGGLGSNPFNPAMVGYALVLISFPVAMTTNWASPTGLSDPETPGLFETLALNFGGDAQVDGYTMATPLDIYKHDISTQLSAQVLEHPAFGEFISRGWEWVNLAFLAGGLVLLGLRIITWHIPVSMLAGLALMSLAFGWDADRYTPLSIHLLSGATMLGAFFVATDPVSAATSHKGKLIYGAGIGVLLYIIRVWGSYPDAIAFAVLLMNFAVPFIDHYTQPRTYGHRRARRVKPSKG; this comes from the coding sequence ATGGCATTCCTCAGACTTTCATCCCCCCACGCCCATGGCCCGCAACGCACGTCGCGGGTGATGCTCTGGGTCATCGTCGCCACCCTGCCCGGCCTGGCAGCGCAGACGTTGTTCTTCGGCTGGGGCAATCTGATTAATACGGTCTTCTGTATCGCCCTGGCCATGGCGACGGAAGCCTTGATACTGAAACTGCGCCAGCGGCCGGCCGGCTTTTTCCTGCGCGACAACACCGCCGCGGTGACCGGCCTACTGCTTGGTCTGTCACTGCCGCCCTTCGCGCCCTGGTGGGTCTGCGCCGTAGCGGTCGTAGTGGCCATTATCCTGGCCAAGCAACTCTACGGCGGGCTCGGTTCCAATCCGTTCAATCCGGCCATGGTGGGTTACGCGCTCGTCCTGATTTCATTCCCCGTCGCCATGACCACCAACTGGGCCAGCCCGACCGGGCTGAGCGACCCAGAGACACCCGGCCTGTTCGAGACGCTGGCGCTGAATTTTGGCGGCGACGCCCAGGTGGACGGTTACACCATGGCCACGCCGCTGGACATCTACAAGCACGACATCTCCACCCAATTGTCCGCCCAGGTTCTGGAGCACCCCGCGTTTGGCGAGTTCATATCCCGTGGCTGGGAGTGGGTGAACCTGGCGTTCCTGGCCGGCGGGCTGGTGCTGCTGGGCCTGAGGATCATTACCTGGCATATTCCGGTGAGCATGCTGGCCGGCCTTGCCTTAATGAGCTTGGCCTTCGGCTGGGACGCCGACCGGTACACGCCGCTGTCAATCCACCTGCTTTCCGGGGCCACGATGCTGGGCGCCTTCTTCGTCGCCACCGACCCGGTATCCGCCGCCACCAGCCATAAGGGGAAACTGATCTACGGCGCAGGCATCGGCGTGCTGCTCTATATCATCCGCGTCTGGGGCAGCTACCCCGACGCCATCGCCTTCGCGGTGTTGCTGATGAATTTCGCCGTACCGTTTATCGATCATTACACGCAACCGCGCACCTACGGCCATCGGCGCGCGCGTCGCGTCAAGCCGAGCAAAGGCTAA
- the rsxC gene encoding electron transport complex subunit RsxC has protein sequence MRKIWDFPGGIHPPENKQQSTRSSIRRLPLPEYLCVPLQQHIGAPAQALIEPGQKVLKGQMLAEPQGRLSVAIHASTSGTVESIVPHPVPHPSGMTDWCVVIRPDGEDRWTALNPLDDYRQASPQAVLERIRQAGIAGMGGAGFPTEIKLHPPKEDKVETLILNGAECEPYITADDMLMRTRAEEIVGGLEIMAYILQPEACLIGIEDNKPEAIEALQRAAEGTHIDVVVVPTKYPSGGEKQLIQMLTSLEVPHGSIPADIGVMCQNVGTAAAVHRAIHHGEPLISRITTLTGEGIAQNGNVEALIGTPISFLLEQSGFDSQRTERLIMGGPMMGFALDNPAVPVIKTTNCVIAGSPQEFPAPPPAQPCIRCGICAEVCPMELLPQQLFWFAQAGEFEKAEQHNLFDCIECGACSYVCPSTIPLVQFYRHAKGEIRQQREDLLKSDRARQRFEARQARLEREQAEKDAKRKARAEAAAKAQAEKKAQQEKAPAKASASAAVQAALARKGVKPSAAETVTPAGPAVEELESNLTKAKAKLKNMEGLLKDARAKGGDVEKLERAVAKNQDRVDRAEQALADARNTANARS, from the coding sequence ATGCGCAAGATCTGGGATTTCCCGGGCGGCATCCACCCGCCGGAGAACAAGCAACAGTCCACACGATCGTCGATCCGCCGCCTGCCACTGCCGGAGTATCTCTGCGTACCGTTGCAACAGCACATCGGCGCGCCGGCACAGGCCCTGATCGAGCCGGGCCAAAAGGTGCTCAAGGGGCAAATGCTGGCCGAGCCTCAGGGGCGCTTGAGCGTGGCGATCCATGCGTCGACATCGGGCACGGTAGAGAGCATCGTCCCGCATCCCGTCCCTCACCCCTCGGGCATGACCGACTGGTGCGTGGTTATCCGGCCCGACGGCGAAGACCGCTGGACGGCCCTCAATCCGCTTGACGATTACCGGCAAGCATCGCCGCAAGCGGTGTTAGAACGTATCCGCCAAGCCGGTATTGCGGGCATGGGCGGGGCAGGCTTCCCCACCGAGATCAAGCTGCATCCGCCAAAAGAAGACAAGGTAGAGACCCTGATCCTCAACGGCGCTGAGTGCGAGCCCTATATTACCGCTGACGACATGCTGATGCGGACCCGGGCAGAGGAGATCGTCGGCGGGCTTGAGATTATGGCCTATATCCTTCAACCCGAGGCATGCCTGATCGGCATCGAGGACAACAAACCGGAAGCGATCGAGGCGTTGCAGCGGGCCGCGGAAGGTACACACATCGATGTCGTGGTGGTTCCGACCAAGTATCCGTCTGGCGGCGAGAAGCAGCTCATTCAAATGCTGACCAGCCTGGAAGTACCCCACGGCAGCATTCCCGCGGATATCGGCGTGATGTGTCAGAACGTGGGCACTGCGGCGGCGGTTCACCGGGCCATTCATCATGGCGAACCGCTCATCTCGCGGATCACCACCCTGACGGGCGAGGGCATTGCACAGAATGGCAATGTCGAGGCGCTGATCGGCACGCCCATCAGCTTCCTGCTCGAACAGAGCGGCTTTGACAGCCAGCGCACCGAACGCCTGATTATGGGGGGGCCAATGATGGGCTTCGCCCTGGACAACCCCGCGGTGCCCGTCATCAAAACGACCAATTGCGTCATCGCCGGCTCGCCCCAGGAATTCCCGGCACCGCCGCCAGCCCAGCCATGCATTCGCTGCGGCATCTGCGCCGAGGTCTGCCCCATGGAACTGCTACCGCAACAGCTGTTCTGGTTCGCCCAGGCCGGGGAGTTCGAGAAAGCCGAACAGCACAACCTGTTCGATTGCATCGAGTGTGGCGCCTGCTCCTATGTCTGCCCCAGTACCATTCCGCTGGTGCAATTCTACCGCCATGCCAAGGGCGAAATCCGGCAACAGCGCGAAGACCTGTTGAAATCGGACCGTGCCCGCCAACGTTTCGAAGCGCGCCAGGCCCGGCTGGAACGGGAACAGGCGGAGAAGGACGCTAAGCGCAAGGCGCGGGCTGAAGCGGCTGCCAAGGCCCAGGCGGAAAAGAAAGCGCAACAGGAGAAGGCGCCTGCTAAAGCCTCCGCCAGCGCCGCCGTGCAAGCAGCGCTCGCACGCAAGGGCGTGAAACCGTCAGCAGCCGAAACGGTCACACCGGCCGGCCCTGCCGTCGAGGAACTGGAAAGCAATCTCACCAAGGCCAAAGCCAAGCTTAAAAACATGGAAGGGTTGCTCAAGGATGCACGCGCCAAAGGCGGCGACGTGGAAAAGCTCGAGCGTGCGGTGGCCAAAAACCAGGACCGTGTCGACCGCGCCGAACAGGCTCTGGCTGACGCTCGTAACACCGCGAACGCCCGGTCCTGA
- the rsxB gene encoding electron transport complex subunit RsxB translates to MWTSILIAIGALVVLSLIFGGLLGFAAERFRVEGNPLVNQIDSLLPQTQCGQCGFPGCRPYAESIANGDAINKCPPGGEATIHALADLLDVEPQPLDAEHGVDQGKRVAVIREDECIGCTKCIQACPVDAILGAAKHMHTVIESECTGCDLCVEPCPVDCIDMVPVETTIRSWNWDRPNLTPAKDRIIASDRYEVIS, encoded by the coding sequence ATGTGGACCAGTATCCTGATCGCTATCGGCGCACTCGTTGTCCTTTCCCTGATCTTTGGCGGCTTGCTGGGTTTTGCGGCCGAACGCTTCCGTGTGGAAGGCAATCCGCTGGTGAACCAAATCGACTCGCTGTTACCGCAAACCCAGTGCGGTCAATGCGGCTTCCCTGGCTGCCGTCCCTACGCCGAATCCATCGCCAACGGCGACGCCATCAACAAGTGCCCCCCGGGCGGTGAAGCCACCATTCATGCACTGGCCGATTTGCTGGATGTGGAGCCACAGCCGCTGGACGCCGAGCACGGCGTCGATCAGGGCAAACGGGTCGCCGTCATCCGCGAGGACGAATGCATCGGCTGCACGAAGTGTATCCAGGCCTGCCCGGTGGACGCCATTCTCGGCGCCGCCAAGCACATGCATACGGTGATCGAGAGCGAATGTACCGGCTGCGACCTATGCGTCGAGCCCTGCCCGGTGGACTGTATCGATATGGTGCCGGTGGAAACCACGATCCGGAGCTGGAACTGGGACCGCCCAAACCTGACGCCAGCCAAAGACCGGATCATCGCCTCTGACCGCTACGAGGTGATCTCCTGA
- the rsxA gene encoding electron transport complex subunit RsxA, translated as MADYLLILVSTILVNNFVLVQFLGLCPFMGVSNKLETAMGMSLATTFVLTLSSVCSYLVYTYLLAPLDLAFLKTITFILVIAVVVQFTEMVVRKTSPLLYRVLGIFLPLITTNCAVLGVALLNLNRNNNFIESVLYGMGAAIGFSLVLVFFAAMRERIAVADVPVAFQGAAIGMVTAGLMSLAFLGFTGLVSV; from the coding sequence ATGGCAGATTACCTGCTGATTCTGGTCAGCACGATTCTGGTCAACAACTTTGTCCTGGTCCAGTTCCTGGGCCTGTGTCCCTTCATGGGGGTATCCAATAAGCTGGAAACCGCCATGGGCATGTCATTGGCGACCACGTTCGTACTCACCCTGTCATCCGTGTGCAGCTATCTGGTCTACACCTACCTGCTGGCGCCGCTGGACCTCGCCTTTCTGAAGACCATCACCTTCATTCTGGTGATTGCCGTGGTCGTCCAGTTTACCGAGATGGTGGTGCGTAAGACCAGTCCCCTGCTCTACCGGGTGCTTGGAATCTTCCTGCCGTTGATCACCACCAATTGCGCAGTGCTGGGTGTCGCCCTGCTGAATCTTAACCGTAATAACAACTTCATCGAGTCCGTACTCTACGGCATGGGCGCAGCCATCGGCTTCTCCCTGGTTCTGGTCTTCTTCGCCGCCATGCGCGAGCGTATAGCGGTGGCCGACGTGCCTGTCGCCTTTCAGGGCGCCGCCATCGGCATGGTCACCGCCGGTCTTATGTCGTTAGCGTTTCTCGGCTTTACCGGCCTGGTCAGCGTCTGA
- the metG gene encoding methionine--tRNA ligase produces MTQANAPSKRDILVTSALPYANGPIHLGHLLEYIQTDIWVRYQNMRSNNCVYVCADDAHGTAIMLRAEREGITSEALIERINQEHQQDFAGFLINFDNYYSTHSPENREFSGYIYEQLKKNGHIATRSITQAYDPEKNMFLADRFIKGTCPKCKSEDQYGDNCEVCGATYTPAELINPRSAVSGATPIDKASEHYFFRLPEFADFLRTWTRSGTLQPQVANKLAEWLDAGLQEWDISRDAPYFGFEIPDAPGKYFYVWLDAPIGYLASFKNLCDRRDDLDFDHFWKADSKAEVYHFIGKDIINFHALFWPSMLHSAGYRTPSAVYAHGFITVNGKKMSKSRGTFIMARTYLDHLNPEYLRYYFATKLTSNVDDMDLNLEDFAQRVNSDLVGKVVNIASRTAGFIAKKFDGKLGQVTESSKLATFVQAGEEIAGHYENREFGRAMRRIMELADIANQYVNDEEPWVRIKDDSKAAEVQAISTNAINMFRLLMTYLAPILPATAKASEAFLNAPLDWNGRAKLLENHAINKFKPLMNRVEMSQIENMLEASKDELAAATGEKSAKEAKSDVEPIADEIDFNEFAKVDLRVAEIVKAEHVEGADKLLRLTLNIGEGERNVFAGIKSAYAPEELQGRLTVMVANLAPRKMKFGLSEGMVLAAGPGGKDIFILSPDSGAKPGQRVM; encoded by the coding sequence ATGACGCAAGCCAACGCACCGTCCAAGCGCGACATCCTGGTTACCAGCGCCCTGCCGTACGCCAACGGCCCGATCCACCTGGGCCATTTGCTGGAATACATCCAGACCGATATCTGGGTGCGCTACCAGAACATGCGCAGCAATAACTGTGTCTATGTTTGCGCCGACGATGCCCATGGCACCGCGATCATGCTTCGTGCCGAGCGCGAAGGGATCACCTCCGAGGCGTTGATCGAGCGGATCAATCAGGAACACCAGCAGGACTTCGCCGGCTTCCTGATCAACTTCGACAACTACTACAGCACCCACTCGCCGGAAAACCGCGAATTTTCCGGCTACATCTACGAACAGTTGAAGAAGAATGGGCATATCGCCACTCGCAGCATTACCCAGGCGTACGACCCCGAGAAGAACATGTTCCTCGCGGATCGCTTCATCAAGGGCACCTGTCCCAAGTGCAAGTCCGAGGATCAGTACGGCGACAACTGCGAAGTCTGCGGCGCCACCTATACCCCGGCGGAACTGATCAATCCGCGTTCAGCGGTATCCGGCGCCACGCCCATCGACAAGGCATCCGAGCACTACTTCTTCCGCCTGCCGGAATTCGCCGATTTCCTGCGCACCTGGACCCGTAGCGGCACGCTGCAGCCTCAGGTGGCCAACAAACTGGCTGAATGGCTCGATGCCGGTCTGCAGGAGTGGGACATCAGCCGCGACGCGCCCTATTTCGGCTTCGAGATCCCCGACGCGCCAGGCAAATATTTCTACGTCTGGCTGGACGCCCCCATCGGTTACCTCGCCAGCTTTAAGAATCTGTGCGACCGCCGCGACGATCTGGACTTCGACCATTTCTGGAAGGCGGACTCCAAGGCCGAGGTCTACCACTTTATCGGCAAGGACATCATCAACTTCCACGCGCTGTTCTGGCCCTCCATGCTGCACAGTGCTGGATACCGTACGCCGTCGGCCGTTTACGCTCACGGTTTCATTACGGTCAACGGTAAGAAGATGTCCAAGTCCCGCGGCACCTTCATCATGGCGAGGACCTATCTGGATCACCTCAATCCGGAATACCTGCGCTACTACTTCGCCACCAAGCTGACCAGCAACGTGGACGACATGGACCTCAACCTGGAGGACTTCGCCCAGCGCGTGAATTCCGACCTGGTGGGCAAGGTGGTCAATATTGCCAGCCGCACCGCGGGCTTCATCGCCAAGAAGTTCGACGGCAAGCTGGGCCAGGTGACCGAATCCTCGAAGCTGGCCACATTTGTCCAGGCCGGCGAGGAAATCGCCGGGCATTACGAGAACCGCGAATTCGGCCGCGCCATGCGCCGCATCATGGAACTGGCGGATATCGCCAACCAGTACGTCAACGACGAGGAGCCCTGGGTTCGCATCAAGGACGACAGCAAGGCCGCGGAGGTGCAGGCCATTTCCACCAACGCCATCAATATGTTCCGTCTGCTGATGACCTACCTGGCGCCGATCCTGCCCGCCACCGCCAAGGCGTCCGAGGCGTTCCTGAATGCGCCGCTGGACTGGAACGGCCGGGCCAAGCTGCTGGAAAACCACGCCATCAACAAGTTCAAGCCGCTGATGAACCGGGTTGAAATGAGTCAGATCGAGAACATGCTTGAGGCCTCCAAAGATGAACTCGCGGCGGCCACCGGCGAGAAATCGGCAAAAGAAGCCAAGAGCGACGTCGAGCCCATCGCCGACGAGATCGACTTCAACGAGTTCGCTAAGGTGGATCTGCGGGTCGCTGAAATCGTCAAGGCCGAGCATGTGGAAGGCGCCGACAAACTACTGCGCCTGACCCTGAACATCGGTGAAGGCGAGCGCAACGTATTTGCCGGCATCAAGTCCGCCTATGCGCCGGAAGAGCTTCAGGGGCGGCTGACCGTGATGGTCGCCAACCTGGCGCCACGCAAGATGAAATTCGGTCTGTCCGAAGGCATGGTTCTGGCGGCGGGCCCGGGCGGTAAGGATATCTTTATCCTGTCACCGGATTCCGGCGCCAAGCCCGGCCAGCGGGTGATGTAA
- the apbC gene encoding iron-sulfur cluster carrier protein ApbC — MTQISREAIDSAIREYRDPYLDEDLFALDAVKSVEIDGDAVTVQIELHYPSEGIAGGLRQLVANAIENVPGVSRATVNTRQSIRAYRAQKDLQSIAGVKNIIAVASGKGGVGKSTTAVNLALALHLEGCRVGILDADIYGPSVGMMLGLPEGTRPKTRDNKFFIPVPAHGVEAMSMAFLVTDKTPMVWRGPMVSGAMQQLLTQTQWNDLDYLIVDMPPGTGDIQLTLAQKVPVTGAVVVTTPQDIALLDCKKGIEMFRKVDIPVLGVIENMSTHICSNCGHHEPLFGEGGGQRVAESYDTELLGQLPLHMTIREQTDSGQPTVIAEPDSEVARIYRDSARRVGALLSRRERNLASPIPSISVSDD, encoded by the coding sequence ATGACCCAGATTTCCCGTGAAGCGATTGATTCTGCGATTCGAGAATATCGGGACCCTTACCTGGACGAGGACCTGTTCGCGTTGGATGCGGTGAAATCCGTGGAGATCGACGGTGATGCGGTAACGGTGCAGATCGAACTGCACTATCCGTCGGAAGGCATTGCTGGCGGGCTGCGGCAGCTTGTGGCTAATGCCATCGAAAACGTGCCCGGCGTGTCGAGAGCTACCGTGAATACGCGGCAGTCCATTCGCGCCTATCGCGCCCAGAAGGATCTGCAGTCTATCGCGGGGGTGAAAAATATCATTGCCGTGGCCTCTGGTAAGGGCGGTGTGGGCAAATCCACCACCGCGGTCAATCTGGCGTTGGCGCTGCACCTGGAAGGCTGCCGTGTGGGCATTCTCGATGCGGATATCTATGGCCCCAGCGTCGGTATGATGCTCGGACTGCCCGAGGGCACCCGACCCAAGACCCGCGACAATAAATTCTTTATCCCGGTGCCGGCGCACGGCGTCGAGGCCATGTCCATGGCGTTCCTGGTTACCGACAAGACGCCCATGGTCTGGCGCGGGCCGATGGTTAGCGGCGCCATGCAGCAACTGCTGACCCAGACCCAGTGGAACGACCTGGACTACCTGATCGTCGACATGCCGCCCGGCACCGGCGATATCCAATTGACCCTGGCGCAGAAAGTGCCGGTCACCGGCGCAGTGGTGGTCACCACGCCCCAGGACATCGCGCTACTGGACTGCAAAAAGGGCATCGAGATGTTCCGCAAAGTGGATATCCCGGTGCTGGGCGTGATCGAGAACATGAGCACGCACATCTGCAGCAATTGCGGCCATCACGAACCGCTGTTTGGCGAAGGGGGTGGCCAGCGGGTGGCGGAGAGCTACGACACTGAGCTGCTGGGCCAGTTGCCGCTGCACATGACCATCCGCGAGCAGACCGATAGCGGCCAACCCACCGTTATCGCCGAGCCGGACTCCGAGGTGGCGCGTATCTACCGGGATTCTGCCCGGCGTGTGGGCGCGCTGCTATCCCGCCGTGAGCGCAATCTGGCGTCGCCGATTCCCAGCATTTCCGTCAGCGACGATTGA
- the dcd gene encoding dCTP deaminase, with protein sequence MTIKADKWIRRMALEHGMIEPFEPEQVRESSKGRVISYGTSSYGYDVRCSNEFKIFTNVHSATVDPKNFDEQSFVNVTSDVCIIPPNSFALARTVEYFRIPRNVLTICLGKSTYARCGIIVNVTPLEPEWEGQVTLEFSNTTNLPAKIYANEGVAQMLFFESDEVCETSYMDRGGKYQGQRGVTLPRT encoded by the coding sequence ATGACGATTAAGGCAGACAAGTGGATCCGGCGCATGGCGCTGGAGCATGGCATGATCGAGCCGTTCGAGCCCGAGCAGGTGCGCGAGTCCTCCAAAGGACGGGTGATTTCCTACGGTACGTCCAGCTATGGTTACGATGTGCGCTGTAGCAACGAGTTTAAGATTTTCACCAACGTGCATTCGGCAACGGTCGACCCGAAGAACTTTGACGAGCAGAGTTTCGTCAATGTCACCAGCGATGTCTGTATCATCCCGCCGAATTCGTTTGCCTTGGCCCGCACAGTCGAGTATTTCCGTATCCCGCGTAACGTGCTGACGATTTGCCTGGGCAAGTCCACCTACGCCCGCTGCGGTATTATCGTCAACGTCACGCCGCTGGAGCCCGAGTGGGAAGGGCAGGTGACGCTGGAGTTTTCCAACACCACCAACCTGCCGGCAAAGATTTACGCCAACGAAGGTGTGGCGCAAATGCTTTTCTTCGAGTCCGACGAGGTCTGCGAAACCAGTTATATGGATCGCGGTGGCAAGTATCAGGGTCAGCGCGGCGTTACGTTGCCGAGAACCTGA
- a CDS encoding YjaG family protein, translated as MNANQFLKALEQLRGWREFAFILALSERAFPNYVIFDEAIGAKQSAKMRMLLDEAWGMLQEKVGDARIAQSLARLENLAPDPEAYDMYGVYPADDFCRLLEQALLNRLNSTRPRALEASQMATATVAQFIEVSEGEDLSEDELVRVLDRHELMKVDKLFQRELILSLKKQRVPTESYIADVREDAANDGVSNLGIALDD; from the coding sequence TTGAACGCCAATCAGTTTCTCAAAGCCCTGGAGCAGCTGCGTGGCTGGCGGGAGTTTGCATTTATCCTGGCGCTCTCTGAGCGCGCCTTCCCCAACTATGTCATCTTCGACGAAGCCATCGGCGCCAAACAGTCCGCCAAGATGCGGATGCTGTTGGACGAAGCCTGGGGCATGCTGCAGGAAAAGGTCGGTGATGCGCGGATAGCCCAGAGCCTGGCGCGCCTCGAAAATCTCGCGCCGGACCCCGAAGCTTACGATATGTACGGCGTTTATCCGGCCGACGACTTCTGCCGGCTGCTGGAACAGGCCTTGCTGAATCGGCTCAATTCGACACGCCCGCGTGCGCTGGAAGCCTCTCAGATGGCCACGGCCACGGTGGCCCAGTTTATCGAAGTGTCAGAAGGCGAAGACCTCAGCGAAGACGAGCTGGTGCGCGTGCTGGATCGCCATGAATTGATGAAGGTCGACAAACTGTTTCAGCGCGAGCTGATCCTGTCCCTCAAAAAGCAGCGGGTACCTACAGAATCCTACATTGCCGATGTGCGTGAAGACGCCGCTAACGACGGTGTCAGCAACCTGGGTATTGCGCTGGACGACTAA